ATAAAGAAGGACATCGAAGACGCGATAAGGCGCGTCATTCGCGAAGTTTCAAAGGAGTATGGTGTACGGATAGGGCTGAGGAAGCTAAACATAATCCTCCGCTGATTTCTTTTTATTATTTCAGCACTCAAGATCTTCATCATCCTGAACGTCAGTTCTGCCGAGGTCATCATTCGTTGGGGCTTTGAAGCCTTGGTATTTAATTCTGTCTGTTGTGGCTCGGGGATATAGGGTTATATGAATTATTCGTCTTCCATCGAAACGCTAAGTTTTTAAGCTGAACGTACCCCGGTTCCAACATGGACGGCACACTCCTGGGAGTCCTGGGGGCACTCACCTCAGCGTTTTCATGGGCGGCCTCCACGATACTCATAAAAGTCGGAATGAGGGACAAGAGCCCTGTGGCAGTTAATATCATTCGTCTTTACATAGTTTCAGCCATATTTGCCGGCATATTCCTCACCAACGGCACCTTCCAGGAAGTGCTTTCCCTTCACCCAAAGTTGCTCGTGGTGGCGTTTGTATCAGCGATGTTCGGCTTCGTTGTGGGAGACTACTTCTACTTCAACGCCCTTAACATGATGGGCGTTTCCAGGACGGTGCCGATAACCTCGACATACCCCCTCTGGGCGATACTCTGGGCGGCCCTGTTCCTTGGGAGGGAGATAGGCATCCAGATAATCCTGGGAGCCCTCCTCGTTGTCCTGGCAATAATAGTGGTTCGCAGAGCTGAGGAAAGGGAAAATATCAACCCGCGGGGCTTCATCTTCGCACTGCTTGCTCCGGTTTCATGGAGTCTGGCCATACTTACGATGGACTGGCTGACAGGATATATGGATGTGCTCACCCTGGCAGGGCTGAGAATGATGCTGGCGGCACTGGGAATTTCTGTACTCCTCCCAAGATACCTCCCAGAGCTGAAGCAAGTAACTCCAAAAGAGGCGCTCATACTGACCGGGGCCGCCATCACCGGACTCATGGTGGGCCAGTACCTCTTTGTATACTCGGTTAACCTTGTGGGGTCTCAGATAGCCGCCCCGGTCTCGGCGATAAACCCCATAATCTCCTCCGCCCTAGCAATAGTCCTGCTGAAGGAGCCCCCGAACAGGAAGATACTAGAAGGTCTCGTTCTGGCCGTTCTTGGAGTTATACTTATCTCGACCGCATGAGGGGCAGGTTTTTAAATTTTCTACACTATCTTTAACTGCCGACAGCGGGGGGACAGTACGTCTCCTCGCACGGGCTCGGTCTACCCGCCTCCGCGAGGTATCGGGTTCCGTGAGCGGAGAGTGCTCACGCCGAGCCCACAGGGCCGGGAGCATCCACCCGCGCGAGGGAATGAACGCGGGCCTCTGTGCCCGGCCCACAAGCATTTTCTGAGGAAGGCTTATAACCTCCAAGACTGAAATAAATAACCGGTGGTTATGTATGGTGACAATCCCCCGCCCCATTGATCCCAGGGAGATAAGGCGAATTCGGAAGGAGCTCGGCATAACGCAGGAAGAGCTCGCCGAGAAGGCGGGCGTAACTCAGGCGTATATAGCCAAGCTAGAGGCGGGGAAGGTCGACCCGCGATTATCCACCTTCAACCGTATCCTGCAGGCCCTGCTCGAATGCAAGAGGGCACAGCTTAAAGCAAAGGATGTCATGTCCTCTCCCGTTATCTCAGTTAAGCCCTACGAACTAGTTGAAAACGTCATTAAGATAATGAACGAGCACAACATCTCCCAGATTCCAGTCATAGCTGGAAACAAAGTCGTCGGTTCCGTGACGGAGCGGACACTGGTCAGGCAGAGCCTTGAGTACGAGGACATCTACGACAGAAAGGTCATGGAGGTCATGGAGGAGCCGTTCCCGATAGTCAACGAGGACGAAGACCTTGAAGTCGTCAAGTACCTCCTTGAAGAGCACCCGGCGGTTCTGGTTCAGGACAGGGAAGGAAAGGTGGCCGGAATCATAACCCGCGTAGATATCTTCAGGATTGGGAAAATTAAGGAGTAAGATTATTACCCCCATTTTCTTTCGTTTGGAAATGTTTTTATCACCCACAGCCGATTATTTCGAGGAAAATAACGAGAGGGGAAGGGCAATGGGGAAAGTGGCAATTACCTTGATTATTTTCGTCATCTTTTTCTCTCAGTACGTGGGTGCCGCAACAATAGCGGTCGATGTTTCACACAATGAAGGGACGATAGCACTGGTCTCGTCCATAGTTGATCCCGTCACGGGGAGGATCATAGCCGAAGGCATGATACCAGCCCTCTCCTGGTACGACTGGGGCTACATCGGCTACAGCTCTGAGCTCGAAAATGCAGGTGTTAAGCATCTCGGTGACGGCATAACGTACGATGCGCTGGAGGGCGTTGATGTCCTTATAATAGGACAGCCGTGGAAGAGATTCTCCCCCGGGGAGATGGGGGCCATCGTGAAATGGTTCTCGGAGGGAGGGAAAGTACTGTGGGTTGCCGGAGACTGCGACAGGAAGGATAGTGCCTACGTTCAGCGAAACGTCAACGAACTGCTCTCCGCGATACCAAACACTAAACTGAGGATAGACTACGCCACCGCAACCGATACCTTCAGCAACGCCGGGAAGAGCGCATACGTGGCGGGCTTCGTCAGGGCGGACTTGGAAACTCCCGACGCGGGTATTCTCAACAAGGGCTATCAGGGGGAGGTCGGCAAGGTCCTCTTCCATGAGCCGGGCGTCCTGGCATGGGTGGACGAAAACGGGAGATGGCACCCCCTAATCGCGGGGGAGATTCCCGAGGGAGTCTACAGAATAGTCACGACCAGCGGCAACGGAATGATAGAGGATGACTACACCCCGGAGGCAAGGGCTTACAAAGCCTGGGACAGGGGGGTATTCACTCTCCTGGCTGTGGAGTTCGTCAAATTCCCCAACGGGGCAGAGAGCATTCTGATAGTCAGTGCAGAGAGCCCCTACGGAAGCCCCGTGCCCATATGGGTGAACCGCTACGGTAGCTATCTCTTCGATGGCCAGCAGTTCGTCACCAACCTACTCCGCTGGGCCCTTATTGAAGCATCGAAGCTGGCCCCGCCTGAGGAAACCACAACCACCACCGTAACGACGACAACCACGACACAGGGGATAACCACGACCACTCACCTCACGGTCTCCACCACGACCACCTCAAACCCCGTGGTAGAGACAACCACGGCCACCAGCGAAACACCAGT
This window of the Thermococcus thermotolerans genome carries:
- a CDS encoding CBS domain-containing protein — its product is MVTIPRPIDPREIRRIRKELGITQEELAEKAGVTQAYIAKLEAGKVDPRLSTFNRILQALLECKRAQLKAKDVMSSPVISVKPYELVENVIKIMNEHNISQIPVIAGNKVVGSVTERTLVRQSLEYEDIYDRKVMEVMEEPFPIVNEDEDLEVVKYLLEEHPAVLVQDREGKVAGIITRVDIFRIGKIKE
- a CDS encoding DMT family transporter, with the protein product MDGTLLGVLGALTSAFSWAASTILIKVGMRDKSPVAVNIIRLYIVSAIFAGIFLTNGTFQEVLSLHPKLLVVAFVSAMFGFVVGDYFYFNALNMMGVSRTVPITSTYPLWAILWAALFLGREIGIQIILGALLVVLAIIVVRRAEERENINPRGFIFALLAPVSWSLAILTMDWLTGYMDVLTLAGLRMMLAALGISVLLPRYLPELKQVTPKEALILTGAAITGLMVGQYLFVYSVNLVGSQIAAPVSAINPIISSALAIVLLKEPPNRKILEGLVLAVLGVILISTA